From one Formosa sediminum genomic stretch:
- a CDS encoding CinA family nicotinamide mononucleotide deamidase-related protein codes for MQAEIITIGDEILIGQILDTNSAYIAKALNKIGVSVYQITSVQDDKAHILKALKEAESNADVVIITGGLGPTKDDITKRTLAEYFQDTLVIDNAVLKHVEGIFAKYSSNPISQLNINQALVPSKASVLHNEYGTAPGMWMDHEGTVFVSLPGVPFEMKALIDTEVIPRIQKKFKCPFIMHKTYLTYGLGESALAERIEAWEDALPQFIKLAYLPNLGKVRLRLSAKGFNKEEIVAEMDKQEQLLMPQIKDIFMGIEGFEETVEEQIGKTLTLLGQTLATAESCTGGKIAEQITAHAGASEFFKGSVVSYATQAKIDVLKISEALIAEHHVVSAAVAEAMATHVLGMFNTDYAIATTGNAGPSKVTDTEEVGTVYIAIASKTGVYSEKFNLGNLRIKVVNKAVDKALEMLQKEILKNRS; via the coding sequence ATGCAAGCAGAAATAATAACCATTGGCGATGAAATTCTCATTGGTCAAATTTTAGATACAAACTCCGCCTATATTGCTAAGGCTCTTAATAAAATAGGCGTTTCAGTTTATCAAATCACCTCAGTACAAGACGATAAAGCTCACATTTTAAAAGCATTAAAAGAAGCAGAAAGTAATGCAGATGTTGTGATTATTACAGGAGGGTTAGGACCTACTAAAGACGATATAACTAAACGTACACTAGCCGAATATTTTCAAGATACATTAGTCATAGATAATGCGGTTTTAAAGCATGTAGAAGGCATTTTTGCAAAGTATTCGTCAAATCCAATATCGCAATTAAACATAAATCAAGCTCTAGTGCCGTCTAAAGCATCGGTTTTACATAACGAATATGGCACAGCACCAGGAATGTGGATGGACCATGAGGGGACTGTTTTTGTGTCGCTTCCAGGGGTGCCTTTTGAAATGAAAGCGTTAATAGATACTGAAGTTATACCGCGTATTCAAAAGAAATTTAAGTGTCCGTTCATCATGCATAAAACCTATTTAACCTATGGTTTAGGAGAGAGTGCTTTAGCAGAACGTATAGAAGCTTGGGAAGATGCACTTCCTCAATTTATTAAATTGGCATATCTTCCTAATTTAGGAAAAGTGAGATTAAGGTTGTCTGCTAAAGGATTTAATAAAGAGGAGATTGTTGCCGAAATGGATAAGCAAGAACAATTACTTATGCCTCAAATTAAAGATATCTTTATGGGTATTGAAGGATTTGAGGAAACGGTAGAAGAGCAAATTGGTAAAACATTAACTCTTTTGGGGCAAACCTTAGCAACAGCAGAAAGTTGTACAGGAGGTAAAATAGCAGAGCAAATTACAGCGCATGCTGGTGCGTCAGAATTTTTTAAAGGTAGTGTTGTAAGTTATGCAACTCAAGCCAAAATAGATGTTTTAAAGATTTCTGAAGCTCTAATAGCAGAACACCATGTGGTAAGTGCAGCTGTTGCAGAGGCTATGGCAACACATGTTTTGGGAATGTTTAATACAGATTATGCAATTGCAACAACAGGTAATGCTGGGCCTAGTAAAGTAACCGATACAGAAGAAGTAGGTACCGTTTATATAGCAATTGCTTCAAAAACAGGGGTGTATTCAGAGAAATTTAATCTTGGAAACCTTAGAATAAAAGTGGTTAACAAGGCGGTAGACAAGGCTTTAGAGATGCTTCAAAAAGAAATTTTAAAAAATAGATCATAA
- a CDS encoding pyridoxal phosphate-dependent decarboxylase family protein, with protein sequence MHKVDFDLVEMTLDVMKYAIERISTTERKIGKPKKADELKALVGETITDKGIGGEVAFNLWKEHLTKVNVPIDHPRNLAFVPAAPTRAAIMFDLVTSASSIHGAYWMEGAGGIFCENEAMKWIVSLTGMPEGAFGVFTSGGTAANLSAIVTAREYWRSLKEAHKNEKGLIITSIGAHSSIKAMAKVADIDVFLVDSEDRLEGEALREAIDNLTPDQRQRLFAVVATGGTTNAGIIDDLTGISEICKAENLWLHVDAAYGGGALVADSVRHLFNGIENADSITIDPHKWMFSPYDCGAVIYRDPELAKNAHSQEGSYLDIFKDEGAHGFNPTDYQIQLTRRVRGLPLWFSLATHGTDRYKEAVERGIELAQIAGRLITAHPNLELVREPSLSCVLYRRIGWTPEDYTHWTYENHAKGFALVTPSKWKSGNTYETVSRFCFINPDTTEQDIVEILKTME encoded by the coding sequence ATGCATAAAGTAGATTTTGATTTGGTAGAAATGACCTTAGATGTCATGAAGTATGCCATAGAACGAATTTCTACTACAGAGAGAAAAATTGGTAAACCTAAAAAAGCAGACGAGTTAAAAGCCTTAGTTGGAGAAACTATTACAGATAAAGGAATTGGTGGTGAAGTGGCTTTTAATTTATGGAAAGAACATTTAACAAAAGTTAATGTCCCTATAGATCATCCAAGAAATCTTGCTTTTGTACCTGCAGCACCAACACGAGCAGCTATTATGTTTGACTTGGTAACTTCTGCATCTAGTATTCATGGTGCATATTGGATGGAAGGTGCAGGCGGAATCTTTTGCGAGAATGAAGCTATGAAATGGATTGTATCTTTAACTGGTATGCCAGAAGGTGCATTTGGAGTATTTACAAGTGGTGGTACAGCAGCAAATCTTTCTGCAATTGTAACTGCAAGAGAATATTGGCGCAGTTTAAAAGAAGCTCATAAAAATGAAAAAGGATTAATAATCACTTCTATTGGAGCGCATTCTTCTATAAAAGCTATGGCCAAAGTAGCAGATATAGATGTGTTTTTAGTAGATTCTGAAGATCGTCTAGAAGGTGAAGCTTTACGCGAGGCTATCGATAATTTAACTCCAGATCAGCGTCAACGGTTGTTTGCTGTGGTTGCGACTGGAGGAACAACAAATGCAGGGATTATAGATGATTTAACCGGTATATCTGAAATATGTAAAGCAGAAAATTTATGGTTACATGTTGATGCTGCTTATGGTGGTGGTGCATTAGTAGCCGATTCTGTGCGACATTTATTTAACGGAATTGAAAATGCAGACAGTATTACTATCGATCCGCATAAATGGATGTTTTCACCTTACGACTGTGGTGCCGTAATTTATAGAGATCCAGAGTTGGCTAAAAATGCTCATTCTCAAGAAGGATCTTATTTAGATATTTTTAAAGATGAAGGTGCTCACGGATTTAATCCTACAGATTACCAAATACAATTAACACGTCGTGTGCGTGGTTTACCGTTATGGTTTTCTTTAGCTACTCATGGGACAGATCGTTATAAAGAAGCGGTAGAACGTGGTATAGAATTGGCACAAATAGCGGGACGTTTAATTACAGCACATCCTAATTTAGAGTTGGTACGCGAACCAAGTTTGTCTTGTGTGTTGTATAGAAGGATAGGATGGACACCAGAAGATTATACACATTGGACCTACGAAAATCATGCTAAAGGATTTGCGTTAGTAACGCCTTCTAAATGGAAGTCTGGTAATACTTACGAAACCGTGTCTCGATTCTGTTTTATAAACCCAGATACTACAGAGCAAGATATTGTAGAAATTTTAAAAACCATGGAATAA
- the rpmB gene encoding 50S ribosomal protein L28 has translation MSRVCELTGKKAMVGNNVSHAMNKTKRRFDANLVKKRFYIPEEDKWVTLKVSTSALKTINKIGISAAIKEAKSKGFLK, from the coding sequence ATGTCAAGAGTTTGTGAACTTACAGGTAAGAAGGCAATGGTAGGGAACAATGTGTCTCACGCTATGAACAAAACTAAACGCAGATTTGATGCGAATTTAGTTAAAAAGCGTTTTTACATTCCTGAAGAAGATAAGTGGGTAACTTTAAAAGTATCTACTTCAGCATTGAAAACTATTAACAAAATAGGAATTTCAGCTGCTATTAAAGAAGCTAAATCTAAAGGGTTTTTAAAATAA
- the guaA gene encoding glutamine-hydrolyzing GMP synthase has product MQHDKVLILDFGSQYTQLIARRVRELNIYSEIHPFNKIPTDIESYKAVILSGSPNSVRGEDALHPELEHIRTKKPLLAVCYGAQYLAHFSGGEVAPSSTREYGRANLSYIKEDEVFFKNISEGSQVWMSHSDTIKSLPTHAVLIASTSDVTNAAYKIEGEETYAIQFHPEVYHSTDGKQLLQNFLVDIAGVHQDWTPDSFVEETVEAIQAKVGNDKVVLGLSGGVDSTVAAVLLNKAIGDNLYCIFVNNGLLRKNEFESVLKQYEGMGLNVKGVDASKRFLDALAGIEDPELKRKAIGNAFIEVFDDEAHKLTDVKWLAQGTIYPDVIESVSATGGPSATIKSHHNVGGLPDFMKLKIVEPLRAIFKDEVRRVGATLGIDPELLGRHPFPGPGLGIRILGDITAEKVRILQEVDAIFINGLKAWGLYDKVWQAGAMLLPVNSVGVMGDERTYEKCVALRAVESTDGMTADWVNLPYAFLQKTSNDIINKVKGVNRVVYDISSKPPATIEWE; this is encoded by the coding sequence ATGCAACACGACAAGGTATTAATTTTAGACTTCGGATCGCAATACACTCAGCTTATTGCCCGTAGAGTTCGAGAACTCAACATCTATTCCGAAATACACCCATTCAACAAAATTCCAACCGACATAGAAAGTTATAAAGCAGTTATACTTTCAGGTAGTCCAAATTCCGTTAGAGGAGAAGATGCTCTACATCCAGAGTTAGAACATATTCGCACAAAAAAACCTTTATTAGCAGTATGTTATGGCGCACAATATCTAGCCCATTTTTCGGGAGGAGAAGTTGCACCATCTAGCACAAGAGAATACGGACGAGCAAACTTGTCTTACATCAAAGAAGATGAGGTATTCTTTAAAAATATTTCTGAAGGCAGTCAGGTTTGGATGAGTCATAGCGATACTATTAAATCATTGCCAACACATGCTGTACTTATTGCAAGTACTTCAGATGTTACTAACGCGGCATATAAAATAGAAGGAGAAGAAACTTATGCAATTCAGTTTCACCCAGAAGTATATCACTCTACAGATGGAAAACAGTTGTTACAAAATTTTTTAGTTGATATAGCAGGTGTTCATCAAGACTGGACTCCAGATTCTTTTGTTGAGGAGACAGTTGAAGCCATACAAGCTAAGGTTGGAAACGATAAAGTGGTTTTAGGACTTTCTGGAGGTGTAGATTCTACAGTGGCAGCAGTGCTTTTAAATAAAGCTATAGGAGATAATTTATATTGTATTTTCGTAAATAACGGTTTACTTCGTAAAAACGAGTTTGAAAGTGTACTAAAACAATATGAAGGGATGGGGTTAAATGTTAAGGGTGTAGATGCCTCTAAACGTTTTCTAGATGCATTAGCAGGTATAGAAGATCCAGAGTTAAAACGTAAAGCCATCGGAAATGCATTTATAGAAGTGTTTGATGATGAAGCTCATAAATTAACCGACGTAAAATGGTTGGCACAGGGTACTATTTATCCAGATGTTATTGAAAGTGTTTCTGCTACAGGAGGCCCTTCAGCAACAATTAAAAGTCACCATAATGTAGGAGGGTTACCAGATTTTATGAAATTAAAAATAGTAGAGCCACTTCGTGCTATTTTTAAAGATGAGGTAAGACGTGTTGGAGCAACTTTAGGGATCGATCCAGAATTATTAGGCCGACATCCTTTTCCTGGTCCAGGACTAGGTATTCGTATTCTTGGAGATATAACAGCTGAAAAAGTTCGTATTTTACAAGAAGTGGATGCCATTTTTATAAACGGATTAAAAGCTTGGGGCTTATACGATAAAGTATGGCAAGCCGGAGCAATGTTATTACCTGTAAATAGCGTAGGTGTAATGGGAGACGAGCGTACCTACGAAAAATGTGTAGCGCTTAGAGCTGTAGAAAGTACTGATGGTATGACCGCAGATTGGGTGAATTTACCTTATGCATTCTTACAAAAAACATCTAACGATATAATAAATAAAGTAAAAGGCGTTAATAGAGTAGTGTACGATATTAGCTCGAAGCCACCTGCAACTATAGAGTGGGAATAG
- the ftsY gene encoding signal recognition particle-docking protein FtsY: MSFFKKIFSSEKKETLDKGLEKSKSSFFDKLSKAVAGKSKVDDDVLDNLEEILVSSDVGVNTTLKIIERIEARVEKDKYLGTTELNKILREEIAGLLSETNSGEETEYTIPANKKPYVLMVVGVNGVGKTTTIGKLAYQFKKKGLNVVLGAADTFRAAAIDQLQVWADRVDVPIVKQDMGSDPASVAFDALQSGVSQNADVIIIDTAGRLHNKVNLMNELTKVKRVMQKVIGDAPHDVLLVLDGSTGQNAFEQAKQFTAATEVTSLAVTKLDGTAKGGVVIGISDQFKIPVKYIGVGEGIEDLQVFNKYEFVDSFFK, from the coding sequence ATGAGCTTTTTTAAAAAAATATTTTCTTCAGAAAAAAAGGAAACTTTAGATAAAGGTTTAGAAAAATCTAAATCTAGTTTTTTCGATAAATTAAGTAAGGCAGTAGCTGGAAAATCTAAAGTAGATGATGACGTTTTAGATAATCTTGAAGAAATTTTAGTATCTAGTGATGTTGGAGTAAATACTACTTTAAAAATTATTGAACGCATTGAAGCTCGTGTAGAAAAAGATAAATATCTTGGTACTACAGAACTTAATAAAATTCTTCGAGAAGAAATTGCAGGGTTATTGTCTGAAACAAATTCAGGTGAAGAAACAGAATATACCATTCCTGCTAATAAAAAACCATATGTCCTTATGGTTGTGGGTGTAAATGGTGTTGGTAAAACAACTACTATTGGGAAATTAGCCTACCAGTTTAAAAAGAAAGGACTAAACGTTGTACTAGGTGCGGCAGATACCTTTAGAGCTGCAGCTATAGATCAATTGCAAGTGTGGGCAGATCGTGTAGATGTGCCTATTGTAAAACAAGATATGGGAAGCGATCCTGCTTCTGTAGCTTTTGATGCTTTACAGTCTGGGGTATCTCAAAATGCAGATGTTATTATTATTGATACCGCTGGACGTTTGCATAATAAAGTTAATTTAATGAACGAATTAACTAAAGTAAAGCGTGTTATGCAGAAAGTAATTGGAGATGCACCCCATGATGTGTTATTGGTTTTAGATGGTTCTACAGGTCAAAATGCATTCGAGCAGGCTAAACAATTTACTGCTGCAACAGAAGTAACGTCTTTGGCTGTAACAAAATTAGATGGAACGGCTAAAGGTGGGGTTGTGATTGGTATTAGCGATCAGTTTAAAATTCCTGTAAAGTATATTGGCGTTGGCGAAGGTATTGAAGATTTACAAGTGTTTAATAAATATGAATTTGTAGACTCATTTTTTAAATAA
- the bshC gene encoding bacillithiol biosynthesis cysteine-adding enzyme BshC: MPTDCIPFKDIHYFSSLICDYIDQKPELKPFYNRFPKLENFEDQIKEKSDFKGMSKAHRQVLASVLEQQYKSVTTSEATQLNISLLKESNTFTVTTGHQLNLFTGPLYFLYKIVSTINLTKELKTTYPDQHFVPVYWMATEDHDFDEINYFNFKGKKVQWNREDGGAVGPFSTAGLEDVFELYAKELGVGKAADELRDLFSEAYLKHETLADATRYLANALFAELGLVIIDANHSDLKRAFIPYIKQDILSQVSAQEVSKTNTLLSQIPDTDYNIQVNPRAINLFYLSENSRERIVLEHDRYSVINTQKTFTKDEILEEIEAFPERFSPNVIMRPLYQEVILPNLCYIGGGGELAYWLQLKDYFKAAQVPFPMLLLRNSVLIKTKQQAKKLEKLNISNRDLFYKRDTFINKRVRSISNIEIDFSSQKKFLQEQFKEMYTLAAQTDASFLGAVKAQERKQIKGLEHLEKRLLKAQKKKLADQVLRMTELKDQLFPNQSLQERIVNFSELYLEFGDQLIPQLVLNLQPLKQEFLILNL, from the coding sequence ATGCCAACTGACTGTATCCCTTTTAAAGATATCCATTATTTTTCATCATTAATTTGCGATTATATAGATCAAAAACCTGAATTAAAACCATTTTATAATCGGTTTCCTAAACTTGAAAATTTTGAAGATCAAATAAAAGAAAAATCAGATTTTAAAGGCATGTCTAAAGCTCATAGACAAGTTTTAGCTTCGGTATTAGAACAGCAATATAAAAGCGTTACAACTTCAGAGGCCACCCAATTAAATATTTCTCTTTTAAAAGAATCAAATACATTTACAGTAACTACAGGACATCAACTAAATTTGTTTACTGGTCCATTATATTTTCTGTATAAAATTGTATCAACTATAAATTTAACAAAGGAGTTAAAAACAACTTATCCAGATCAGCATTTTGTGCCTGTGTATTGGATGGCTACAGAAGATCATGATTTCGATGAAATTAATTATTTTAATTTTAAAGGGAAAAAAGTACAATGGAATCGTGAAGATGGTGGTGCTGTTGGACCATTTAGTACAGCGGGTTTAGAAGATGTGTTTGAGTTATATGCTAAAGAATTAGGTGTTGGTAAAGCTGCAGACGAATTAAGAGATCTGTTTTCTGAAGCCTATTTAAAACATGAAACTTTAGCAGATGCCACAAGATATTTGGCAAATGCATTGTTTGCGGAATTAGGTTTGGTGATTATTGATGCTAATCACTCCGATTTAAAACGTGCTTTCATTCCGTACATCAAACAAGATATATTATCTCAAGTGTCGGCTCAAGAAGTGTCTAAAACGAATACGTTACTTTCACAAATTCCGGATACAGATTATAATATTCAAGTTAACCCAAGAGCAATCAATTTGTTTTATTTGTCAGAAAATAGTCGTGAGCGTATCGTATTAGAGCATGATAGGTATAGTGTAATTAATACACAAAAGACATTTACTAAAGACGAAATTCTAGAAGAAATAGAGGCGTTTCCAGAACGGTTTTCTCCAAATGTAATTATGCGTCCGCTTTATCAGGAAGTTATTTTACCTAACCTCTGTTATATAGGAGGTGGTGGAGAGTTGGCATATTGGCTTCAGTTAAAAGATTATTTTAAAGCAGCACAAGTGCCTTTTCCTATGCTGTTATTAAGAAATTCGGTATTAATAAAAACAAAGCAGCAAGCTAAGAAACTAGAAAAATTAAACATTTCAAACCGAGATTTATTTTATAAGCGTGATACTTTTATTAACAAACGAGTGCGTAGTATTTCTAATATTGAAATAGATTTTTCATCACAAAAGAAATTTCTTCAAGAGCAATTTAAAGAAATGTACACTTTAGCAGCACAAACCGATGCCTCATTTTTAGGTGCCGTAAAAGCTCAAGAACGTAAGCAAATAAAGGGATTAGAGCATTTAGAGAAGCGCTTGTTAAAAGCTCAGAAAAAGAAACTGGCAGATCAGGTACTAAGAATGACAGAACTTAAAGACCAATTATTTCCAAATCAAAGTTTGCAAGAACGTATTGTTAACTTTTCTGAATTATATCTCGAGTTTGGAGACCAATTAATCCCTCAGTTAGTGTTAAATTTGCAACCATTAAAACAAGAATTTTTAATACTTAATTTGTGA
- a CDS encoding DUF4295 domain-containing protein, whose translation MAKKSVATLQTGSKRLTKAIKMVKSDKTGAYTFVEAIMSPEQVNDYLNKK comes from the coding sequence ATGGCAAAGAAATCCGTAGCAACATTACAAACAGGGTCTAAAAGATTAACTAAAGCTATCAAAATGGTTAAGTCTGATAAGACAGGTGCTTACACTTTTGTTGAAGCAATCATGTCTCCAGAACAAGTAAACGATTACTTAAATAAAAAATAA
- a CDS encoding LamG-like jellyroll fold domain-containing protein → MKKTLLKTFILFAFTNLSAQDITTGLVFNLGCNSDVNITDGETLTELSSNAATGTIVGEIKPIEGPDGNANSAFNFTSNSHINFVPAAITDLPLGDVSANGRSYALWIKTEIGDTRMQIFSYGTNLKSLHVHLNINQVTTNAGQLNLGFWNTETTQTGPFSTITDNKWHHIVAVVNKTEDGYTTDYYVDNELIETVNLITTDIVNTQIPTTGTAYVDFRIGGRNTEGASLSYTGGLDDVRLYNRALTATDVEALYLAKGNTLSVSEVETTNNFEFKVYPTITSEILNLKSNVNLEQLSIINLNGVVVKTIETPTEKISVSQLTNGLYFIVGKTASNTSTLKFIKK, encoded by the coding sequence ATGAAAAAAACTTTACTTAAAACATTTATCCTTTTTGCTTTCACAAACTTGTCTGCACAAGACATTACTACAGGCCTAGTTTTTAACTTAGGTTGTAACTCTGATGTAAATATTACAGATGGGGAAACCCTTACAGAATTATCTTCAAACGCTGCTACCGGAACTATTGTAGGAGAGATAAAACCTATTGAAGGTCCTGATGGTAATGCAAATAGCGCCTTTAATTTCACCTCTAATTCTCATATAAATTTTGTTCCCGCAGCCATTACAGATTTACCCTTAGGAGATGTTAGTGCAAACGGAAGAAGTTATGCTTTATGGATTAAAACAGAAATTGGAGATACAAGAATGCAAATTTTTAGCTACGGAACCAATCTAAAATCGCTTCATGTGCACCTTAATATTAATCAAGTTACAACTAATGCCGGTCAATTAAACTTAGGATTTTGGAATACAGAAACAACCCAAACAGGACCTTTTTCAACTATCACCGATAATAAATGGCACCATATAGTTGCTGTTGTTAATAAAACTGAAGATGGTTATACTACAGATTATTATGTAGATAACGAACTAATAGAAACCGTAAATTTAATAACAACAGATATTGTAAACACTCAAATACCAACAACAGGTACAGCTTATGTTGACTTTAGAATTGGAGGTCGAAACACAGAAGGCGCATCACTATCTTACACTGGTGGTTTAGACGATGTTCGTTTATATAATAGAGCTTTAACTGCGACAGATGTAGAAGCCTTATATTTAGCTAAAGGAAATACTTTATCTGTCTCTGAAGTAGAAACTACAAACAATTTTGAATTTAAAGTATATCCAACAATAACATCAGAAATTTTAAATTTAAAATCTAATGTTAACTTAGAGCAATTATCAATTATTAATTTAAATGGCGTAGTCGTTAAAACTATTGAAACACCTACTGAAAAAATAAGCGTTTCTCAATTAACTAACGGATTGTATTTTATCGTCGGAAAAACAGCTTCAAACACAAGTACACTTAAGTTTATTAAAAAATAA
- the rimO gene encoding 30S ribosomal protein S12 methylthiotransferase RimO gives MRTKSLKKNKINVVTLGCSKNVYDSEVLMGQLKASGKDVVHEEEGNIVVINTCGFINNAKEESVNTILEFMQKKEDGEVDKVFVTGCLSERYKPDLQKEIPNVDEYFGTTELPGLLKALGADYKHELIGERLTTTPKNYAYLKIAEGCDRPCSFCAIPLMRGKHKSTPIEELVVEAEKLAANGVKELILIAQDLTYYGLDLYKKRNLAELLEALVKVEGIEWIRLHYAFPTGFPMDVLEVMNREPKVCNYLDIPLQHISDAILKSMRRGTTQEKTTKLLKEFRKAVPEMTIRTTLIVGYPGETEEDYQTLKQWVKDMRFERLGCFTYSHEENTHAYNLEDDVPEDVKQERANEIMEIQSQISWELNQAKIGQEFKVVIDRKEGNYFVGRTEYDSPDVDNEVLIDASETYLKTGEFTHVIITEAADFDLYAKVVK, from the coding sequence ATGAGAACGAAATCACTTAAAAAGAATAAAATCAACGTCGTAACCCTTGGTTGTAGTAAGAATGTGTACGATAGCGAAGTGCTAATGGGACAACTTAAAGCAAGTGGTAAAGATGTTGTTCACGAAGAGGAAGGTAATATTGTTGTAATTAATACCTGCGGTTTCATTAATAATGCGAAAGAAGAAAGTGTGAATACTATTCTTGAGTTCATGCAAAAGAAAGAAGATGGAGAGGTCGATAAAGTATTTGTAACAGGGTGTTTGTCGGAGCGTTATAAGCCGGATTTGCAAAAAGAAATTCCAAATGTAGATGAGTATTTCGGGACTACAGAATTACCAGGCTTGTTAAAAGCATTAGGTGCAGATTATAAACATGAGTTAATAGGAGAACGTTTAACAACAACACCCAAAAACTATGCGTATTTAAAAATCGCTGAAGGTTGCGATCGTCCGTGCTCGTTTTGTGCAATTCCTTTAATGCGTGGTAAACATAAATCCACACCTATTGAAGAACTTGTGGTGGAAGCTGAAAAGTTAGCAGCAAATGGCGTAAAAGAATTAATTTTAATAGCACAAGATTTAACTTATTATGGATTAGATCTTTATAAAAAACGTAATCTAGCGGAACTGTTAGAAGCTTTAGTGAAAGTTGAAGGTATTGAATGGATTCGTTTACATTATGCATTTCCAACTGGATTCCCAATGGATGTTTTAGAGGTTATGAATCGCGAACCTAAAGTGTGTAATTATTTAGATATTCCATTGCAGCATATTTCTGATGCTATACTTAAAAGCATGCGCCGCGGAACCACACAAGAAAAAACAACAAAATTATTAAAGGAATTTAGAAAAGCAGTTCCTGAAATGACCATTCGTACAACACTTATTGTAGGGTATCCTGGCGAAACAGAAGAAGATTATCAAACCTTAAAACAATGGGTAAAAGATATGCGTTTTGAGCGTTTAGGATGTTTTACATATTCGCACGAAGAAAATACTCATGCCTATAATTTAGAAGATGATGTTCCAGAAGATGTAAAGCAAGAACGCGCTAATGAAATTATGGAAATTCAATCTCAAATTTCTTGGGAATTAAATCAAGCTAAAATTGGTCAAGAGTTTAAAGTCGTTATCGATAGAAAAGAAGGAAATTATTTTGTAGGGCGTACCGAGTACGATTCGCCAGACGTAGATAATGAAGTCCTTATAGATGCTTCTGAAACCTATTTAAAAACAGGCGAATTTACACATGTTATTATTACTGAAGCTGCAGATTTTGATTTGTATGCTAAGGTGGTAAAGTAA
- the rpmG gene encoding 50S ribosomal protein L33 — MAKKGNRVQVILECTEHKESGVAGTSRYITTKNKKNTPDRMEIKKFNPILKRMTIHKEIK, encoded by the coding sequence ATGGCAAAGAAAGGTAACAGAGTCCAAGTAATATTAGAGTGCACAGAGCATAAAGAGTCTGGAGTTGCAGGAACTTCTAGATATATTACTACAAAAAATAAGAAGAACACTCCTGATAGAATGGAAATTAAAAAATTCAATCCTATCTTGAAGAGAATGACTATTCATAAAGAAATTAAATAA